A genomic region of Nostoc sp. UHCC 0702 contains the following coding sequences:
- a CDS encoding gamma-glutamylcyclotransferase, whose amino-acid sequence MTKSNAKFSGGVRVFVYGTLKPGEANYGKYCSHKMVDAQRAFALGELFALPMGYPAMTTGEYPVHGYLLSFAEGSILDALDELEDYHPTRQISENLYNRQQVEIYNLKGLSFGYAWVYLMTLEQIYHLGGIPQPEGWWSGCGLTAKRGCDL is encoded by the coding sequence ATGACTAAATCAAATGCAAAATTTTCTGGCGGAGTGCGAGTCTTTGTTTACGGCACTCTCAAACCAGGTGAAGCTAATTATGGTAAATATTGTAGTCACAAAATGGTTGATGCCCAAAGAGCATTTGCTCTAGGCGAATTATTTGCTCTGCCCATGGGCTACCCAGCCATGACAACTGGAGAATACCCTGTCCACGGTTATTTACTCTCTTTTGCCGAAGGCAGCATCTTAGACGCCCTAGACGAACTGGAAGATTACCACCCCACTAGACAAATCTCAGAAAACCTGTATAATCGTCAACAAGTAGAGATATATAATCTGAAAGGGTTATCCTTCGGTTATGCCTGGGTCTACTTGATGACTCTGGAGCAAATTTACCATTTAGGGGGCATTCCCCAACCTGAGGGTTGGTGGAGTGGTTGCGGTTTAACCGCCAAGCGGGGTTGTGATTTGTGA
- a CDS encoding transcriptional regulator has protein sequence MTTDSPFPNRSHWQDHKDLSDGMAQHTYESTGAMDMMKRDRFELLSAYLDGEVTAAESRQVEEWLANDAAVQCLYGRLLKLRQGLTTLPVPAAQSKSVVAEQVLARLHRRSRLVWVFGGAAIAACVVGTISGLLPGGESHLQLAQKPISKTTQATTTPVAPVSPLMVALNKPVIEIPKAAVVFPKKPALPEKHRPKAVEQDIN, from the coding sequence TGTCAGATGGAATGGCACAGCATACCTATGAATCAACGGGCGCTATGGATATGATGAAGCGCGATCGCTTCGAGTTATTAAGTGCTTATCTAGACGGTGAAGTCACAGCCGCCGAAAGCAGGCAAGTAGAAGAATGGCTAGCAAACGATGCTGCTGTTCAATGTTTGTATGGACGATTATTAAAGCTACGGCAAGGCTTGACAACTTTGCCGGTGCCAGCAGCCCAAAGCAAGAGCGTTGTTGCCGAGCAAGTATTAGCGCGTTTGCACCGCCGTTCCCGATTAGTTTGGGTCTTTGGTGGTGCAGCGATCGCTGCTTGCGTTGTTGGCACAATATCTGGTTTGCTACCAGGTGGTGAATCTCATCTGCAACTGGCGCAAAAACCAATCAGCAAAACTACACAAGCTACCACAACACCTGTAGCTCCAGTTTCACCGCTGATGGTAGCTTTAAACAAGCCAGTGATCGAAATTCCTAAAGCAGCGGTGGTTTTTCCAAAAAAGCCAGCACTTCCAGAGAAACATCGACCAAAGGCAGTAGAACAAGACATTAATTAA